In Candidatus Promineifilum breve, one genomic interval encodes:
- the rimM gene encoding ribosome maturation factor RimM (Essential for efficient processing of 16S rRNA) — translation MTENDLPLASPSGPTQKRGSVESSAEPHFLAVGRITRPHGVHGEVRVELLTDVPERFEWLDAIYVGEKNPRRTAIEGVRYHQGVVLLRLAGYPTRDEAESLRGQLLQVLEADAVPLEEGEYYLYQLVGLDVFTEAGTHLGRLSEVLETGANNVFVVNGDNGQHLLPDIPDVIKAIDIEHGKMTIHPMPGLIDGLDE, via the coding sequence TTGACCGAGAATGATCTGCCGCTCGCGTCGCCATCCGGCCCAACCCAGAAGAGAGGCTCAGTAGAATCATCTGCCGAGCCTCATTTTTTGGCGGTCGGCCGCATCACCCGGCCCCACGGCGTGCACGGCGAGGTGCGCGTTGAGTTGCTGACCGACGTGCCGGAGCGCTTCGAATGGCTCGACGCCATTTACGTGGGCGAGAAGAACCCGCGGCGAACGGCGATCGAAGGCGTTCGCTACCACCAGGGCGTCGTCCTGCTGCGGCTGGCGGGCTATCCGACGCGGGATGAGGCCGAGTCGTTGCGCGGGCAGTTGCTTCAGGTGCTTGAGGCGGACGCCGTCCCACTGGAAGAGGGCGAATATTACCTCTACCAACTGGTGGGCCTGGACGTATTCACCGAGGCCGGAACCCATCTCGGCCGCCTGAGCGAAGTCCTGGAAACCGGAGCCAACAATGTGTTCGTGGTCAATGGCGACAACGGCCAACACCTTCTGCCCGACATCCCGGACGTGATCAAAGCGATCGACATTGAACATGGTAAAATGACGATCCATCCAATGCCGGGGCTAATCGACGGACTGGACGAATAG
- a CDS encoding KH domain-containing protein, producing MKDLVAFLVESLVEHPDEVVVTEVRDRATTVVELAVAAPDMGRIIGKGGRVIDSIRTLIQVRAAKEGRRVELELLEADEMR from the coding sequence ATGAAGGATCTCGTTGCCTTCCTGGTCGAATCGTTGGTCGAACATCCCGATGAGGTCGTCGTGACCGAAGTGCGCGACCGCGCCACGACGGTGGTCGAACTGGCCGTGGCCGCGCCCGATATGGGGCGGATCATTGGCAAGGGCGGGCGGGTCATCGACTCGATTCGCACCCTGATTCAAGTGCGGGCCGCCAAGGAAGGCCGCCGCGTGGAGCTCGAATTGCTCGAAGCGGACGAGATGCGTTGA
- the rpsP gene encoding 30S ribosomal protein S16, translating into MLRIRLSRKGKKRQPSYRVVVAEKESKRDGRIVENIGHYNPLTNPPTFLIEEARALHWLSVGAQPSDAVRILLNKQGTFDRLARVHAGESIDALVGEYQGVEVAEVAKAAPVAAKTPAPVVAEEPAPSLVAEVSEKVGDAVQVVAAPVASAVDTVKEAVEAAVERVTDAIEAVLDADEEE; encoded by the coding sequence ATGCTACGAATTCGTTTGAGTCGCAAGGGCAAGAAACGCCAACCCAGCTACCGTGTGGTAGTGGCCGAGAAGGAATCCAAGCGGGATGGCCGCATCGTCGAGAACATCGGCCATTATAACCCGCTCACCAATCCGCCCACGTTTCTGATTGAGGAAGCGCGCGCGTTGCATTGGCTGAGCGTCGGCGCGCAGCCGTCCGATGCCGTGCGCATCCTGTTGAACAAGCAAGGCACGTTTGACCGCCTGGCGCGCGTCCACGCCGGCGAATCGATTGACGCGCTGGTGGGCGAATATCAGGGCGTCGAAGTCGCGGAAGTCGCCAAGGCCGCCCCTGTTGCCGCCAAGACGCCGGCCCCGGTCGTCGCTGAGGAACCGGCCCCGTCGCTGGTGGCTGAGGTGTCGGAGAAGGTCGGCGACGCCGTCCAGGTCGTGGCCGCGCCGGTCGCCTCGGCGGTCGATACGGTGAAAGAGGCGGTCGAAGCGGCGGTTGAGCGCGTGACCGACGCCATCGAAGCGGTGCTGGACGCCGACGAGGAAGAGTAA
- the dprA gene encoding DNA-processing protein DprA, translating into MSELKYWLGFNYVSGIGPAKIQALLGAFGSLERAWRATESQLRDIGFDIRAIQSLDEARRTFDLDQYVQLVEASRVGVLTWQSPEYPDLLREIPAAPPLLFVRGGYEPVDRWAVAVVGTRRLSAYGRQVTRDLVAGLVQNGITIVSGLARGIDAVAHRTAVEEGGRTIAVMASGIDKIYPPEHRDLAHAIVDGHGALVSDYPFGAEPESTHFPARNRLISGLSLGVLVVEAGEKSGALITAQYALEQNRDVFAVPGNIHSPVSIGPNRLIQQGGKLVTRVEDILEELNLKMAVDQQVAKAVLPETAEEAALIAQLSTQPLHVDELGRLTGMPSSLISSTLTIMELKGMVQQVGGMQYVRLREAGPAYEAAPEEE; encoded by the coding sequence ATGTCCGAGCTAAAGTACTGGCTGGGGTTCAACTACGTCAGCGGCATCGGCCCGGCGAAGATTCAGGCGTTGCTCGGCGCCTTTGGGTCGCTGGAGCGCGCCTGGCGGGCCACTGAGAGCCAGCTCCGCGACATCGGCTTCGACATCCGCGCCATCCAAAGTTTGGATGAGGCCCGCCGGACGTTCGATCTGGACCAGTACGTGCAGCTAGTGGAAGCCAGCCGGGTGGGTGTCCTCACCTGGCAAAGCCCAGAATACCCCGATCTGTTGCGCGAAATTCCGGCCGCGCCGCCCCTGCTGTTTGTGCGCGGCGGCTATGAGCCGGTCGACCGCTGGGCCGTGGCCGTCGTCGGCACGCGCCGCCTGAGCGCCTATGGGCGGCAGGTGACGCGCGATCTGGTGGCCGGGTTGGTGCAAAACGGCATCACCATCGTCAGCGGTCTGGCGCGCGGCATCGACGCCGTGGCTCACCGCACGGCCGTCGAGGAAGGCGGCCGCACCATCGCCGTAATGGCCAGCGGCATCGACAAGATTTACCCGCCGGAACATCGCGACCTGGCCCACGCCATCGTGGACGGCCACGGCGCGCTCGTCTCGGACTACCCCTTCGGGGCCGAGCCGGAAAGCACCCACTTCCCGGCCCGCAATCGTCTGATCAGCGGCCTATCGTTGGGTGTTCTGGTGGTGGAGGCGGGCGAGAAGAGCGGAGCGTTGATCACCGCGCAATACGCGCTGGAACAGAATCGCGACGTATTCGCCGTGCCGGGCAATATCCATAGCCCGGTGAGCATCGGCCCCAACCGCCTGATCCAGCAGGGCGGCAAGCTGGTGACGCGCGTTGAAGATATACTGGAAGAACTCAATTTGAAGATGGCCGTCGATCAGCAGGTGGCGAAGGCCGTCTTGCCGGAAACGGCCGAAGAGGCGGCGCTCATCGCCCAACTGTCCACGCAGCCGCTCCACGTCGATGAACTGGGCCGCCTGACGGGGATGCCCAGCAGCCTCATCAGCAGCACCCTGACGATCATGGAACTGAAGGGGATGGTGCAGCAGGTCGGCGGTATGCAGTATGTGCGCTTGCGCGAGGCCGGGCCGGCGTATGAGGCCGCGCCGGAAGAGGAGTAG